A stretch of Bacillus pseudomycoides DNA encodes these proteins:
- a CDS encoding methyltransferase encodes MNEQYYDAILNIKTVGEQKGFNKSLHYHRYEPTPYSGLEILLDQYEMKSSDRIVDFGCGKGRLNFYIHHTCGASAVGIEMNETFYKEAIENRERYARKVRNSKDKIQFHCCLAQEYEIAPRDNRFYFFNPFSVQVFMNVINNILLSIEEVEREIEIILYYPSEDYIFFLENQTAFELKKEVRLPGVYEKNGNERFLIYRLGVMGR; translated from the coding sequence ATGAACGAACAATATTATGATGCGATATTAAATATAAAAACAGTAGGAGAGCAAAAGGGATTCAATAAGTCTCTGCATTATCATCGCTATGAACCAACGCCATATAGCGGGCTAGAAATATTATTAGATCAATATGAAATGAAAAGCAGTGATCGGATTGTAGATTTTGGTTGTGGAAAAGGACGATTAAATTTTTATATTCATCATACGTGTGGTGCTTCAGCAGTTGGAATTGAAATGAATGAAACGTTTTATAAAGAAGCGATAGAAAATCGTGAACGTTACGCGAGAAAGGTGAGAAATAGTAAAGATAAAATTCAATTTCATTGTTGCTTAGCGCAAGAGTACGAGATTGCCCCACGTGATAATCGATTTTACTTCTTTAATCCATTTTCTGTGCAAGTGTTTATGAACGTAATCAATAACATATTGCTGTCGATAGAGGAAGTAGAGAGGGAGATAGAGATTATTTTATATTATCCATCGGAGGATTATATCTTTTTCCTAGAGAATCAGACGGCATTTGAGTTAAAAAAAGAAGTTCGTTTACCAGGAGTATATGAGAAGAATGGAAATGAGAGGTTTTTAATTTATAGATTGGGAGTAATGGGAAGATAA